The nucleotide sequence CAGCGATGCGCCCGAGCCTGCCGAAATCGCTCAGGCCGCGCCGGCCGCTGCCCCGGGTGCCGCCGCCCGGGGCGAGGCCGTGGCCGACGACGATGCCACCGGCCCCGCGCAGTACGGCCCCGTGCAGGCCAGCGACACCCTCTACAGCATCGCCCAGCAGCTGCGCCCCGACGACCTCAGCATCAACCAGACGATGCTCGCGCTGCTGCGGGCGAATCCCGATGCGTTCATCGACGGCAACATCAACGCCCTGCGTCGGGGCGCCATCCTGCGCGTGCCGGAGCGTCCGGAGCTGACGCGCCTCAGCGTGGCCGAGGCCAACGCCGAGGTGCGTGAGCAGATGGCCCGCTGGCAGGAGCAGCGCAGTGCCCCGGCCGCGGACGAGGGAACCGAGGTGGCTGGCGCCGACGCTGATGCCGGTGCCGATGAGAGCGCGGCCAGCGAGACCGGTGACGAGGCCACGGCGGTGGCGGAAGAGCCCGTCGAGGCGGACACCGAGGCCGCAGCTGGCGGCGACCTGGTGGCCGCGGCGGACGCCGGCGCCGGCGATGGCGAGCTGCGCCTGGTGGCGCCGGACGAGAGCGAGGGGGTCGATGCCACCACCTCGCTTGCCGAGGCGGACCTCGAGGCCACGCCGGAGTCGGTGTCGCGCCTGCAGGCGCAACTGGCCCTGCTGGAGGAGTCCAACACGGATCTGCGCGCCGAGAACGACGACCTGCGCTCCCAGGTGCAGGGGCTGCGCTCGGAGCTCGATGAGCTGCAGCGCATGATCAACCTCCGCCTCGCCCAGGATCTGCCGCTGGACAGCGGCGGTGAGGGCGACGCTGGCAGCGCCGGTGCCCGGGATCCGGGCGCAGGCGAGGCCGCTGAGGGCGTCGAGACGGCGGCTGCCGGCGATGACGGTCTTGACGCACCGGTGGCCGCGGGCGGCGATGAGGCCGCGGGTGACGAGCCTGCCGCAGCCGGGGACACCGGCGAGGCTGCGGGCGAAACGGCTGCCCGGACCGCCGCCGCCGCGGCCGACGAGGCGTCCGCCGCCAGCGAGCCGGAGGCCGCCGAGACGGCGCAGGCGCCGGAAGAGCAGCCCGCCGCGACGATCTCGTTCCTCGAGATGATGCTGGCCGATACCCGGTTGATGACCTATGCCGGAGGTGGCGTGGCGGCCCTGCTGCTGCTTCTGCTGCTCGTGCAGCGGCGACGCCGCGCGGCGGCGGCCGATGCCGCCGACGAGGGTCTGCCGGCGCCGGCGGTGGCGCCTGTCGCCGCCGCCGGTGGCGCGGCTGCGGGCGTGGCAGGTGGTGACAGCGCCGGCATCAGCGCCGAGGCCGGCGACCCCCTGGAAGAGGCCGAGCTGTACATGGCCTATGGCCGCGCCGATCAGGCCCAGGAGGTGCTGGATCGCGCCCTCGGCGAGGAGCCGGATAACATCGAGCTGCGTACGCGCCTGCTGGAGATCCTCGCCGAGCGTGGGGATCGCGGCGGCTTCGAGGCCGAGGCTCAGGTCCTGCACACCCAGCTCGCCAGCGAGGACGACCCGCGCTGGCAGCGCATCGTCGCGCTTGGCCGCAGCGCGGCGCCGGAGCATCCGCTGTTTGCGACGCCGGATGCCGCTGCGGAGTCCGCCGTCACGGGCTCCGCCGAGCATGCCGCGGGGGTGGAACCGGCCGCCGCGGCCGATGCGGGCACCCTCGACGACCTCACCGAGAGCGCCGCGGATACCGTGGATGGCGACGACGACTTCGGCCTCGCCGCGGATGAGGCGGCGACGGAGTATGACGGCGCCGAGGACGACTGGGACGCGCCCGCTGCGAGC is from Spiribacter halobius and encodes:
- a CDS encoding FimV/HubP family polar landmark protein, which encodes MTRKLLIASALAATGFASVAAALGLGSIDSQSTLNEPLRARIELLSADPDEIDRITAQLASPEAFERAGLERPFFLSRLDFDVVREGGSVFLEVTTNGAIKEPFLDFLVEVNWPNGRLLREYTLLLDPPTYTDDIAPNVAAGGSSEAGGSDAPEPAEIAQAAPAAAPGAAARGEAVADDDATGPAQYGPVQASDTLYSIAQQLRPDDLSINQTMLALLRANPDAFIDGNINALRRGAILRVPERPELTRLSVAEANAEVREQMARWQEQRSAPAADEGTEVAGADADAGADESAASETGDEATAVAEEPVEADTEAAAGGDLVAAADAGAGDGELRLVAPDESEGVDATTSLAEADLEATPESVSRLQAQLALLEESNTDLRAENDDLRSQVQGLRSELDELQRMINLRLAQDLPLDSGGEGDAGSAGARDPGAGEAAEGVETAAAGDDGLDAPVAAGGDEAAGDEPAAAGDTGEAAGETAARTAAAAADEASAASEPEAAETAQAPEEQPAATISFLEMMLADTRLMTYAGGGVAALLLLLLLVQRRRRAAAADAADEGLPAPAVAPVAAAGGAAAGVAGGDSAGISAEAGDPLEEAELYMAYGRADQAQEVLDRALGEEPDNIELRTRLLEILAERGDRGGFEAEAQVLHTQLASEDDPRWQRIVALGRSAAPEHPLFATPDAAAESAVTGSAEHAAGVEPAAAADAGTLDDLTESAADTVDGDDDFGLAADEAATEYDGAEDDWDAPAASRADADSPASTPEASGAEEGVSAAAPDRSADDEFGDLEFDLGDFSFGEDEDTPAGRRQADADDDGGLDFSLDDTEEEFASGDEPAEFRLDEALESADGGVSGRPGDAGRPASDGDDDGELDFGDFSLDEPARGAGSGDADDSGDIDGLDEVGTKLDLARAYMDMGDAEGARSLLDEVAEEGNEAQKREAEELLQRTG